DNA from Leptospira neocaledonica:
GAATCCGATTGGCACATGTTTGATAAGGTCGCAACCTATCTTGAATACAAAATTGATGGGGTGTGGCTTAAAAAGCTTGATGGGCTAGACCAACGTTATTGGGACTTTGCGTCAGGAAGAGGAAGGATCACGCTTCATCTTGAACACTATCTAGGAATAATGATATTTCCAACTGATTTTGAAGCTGCTGATGAAAACTCGGTAATATTGCTGAGCAGGGCATTTTCGGAACTTGTAAACTATGACTGACTACTGAGGTTGGTAGTCTTTAGCGTTGGAAACAACTTCGCCTAACTATCGGTGCTTCCGCTCCGCTTCGAGCTTGCTTCGCAACTCTCGCTCGGGCTTCGTCACATTTCGCTTTGTCACTCGTCTTGCAGAGCAAGTCTCATGCCTGTCTTCGCCTTGCTCAGCACGCCAACGTCGATAACCCTTGGTCGTTAGGCGAAAGTTTTCAAAATAATCTTGTAAAAGTTCTTAGTTCATTTAATAACGAAATATATTAAATATGAAAGTAATTCTAGCTAATAAATTAATTCGATTTCTCTTTTTGATGTTAATCCTTTTAATAATGTATGTATACGTCTATCCAATCTCGTGTGCTTTAATGGATTATAAATCAAAATTGGAAGAACTCAATAAACAAAATGACTATAAGTTAATTGCTAATGATCAAATAATTAGAATCAATAATTCGAGTGCTACTTTTAGTTTAAATAAACTAAATCTTAATCAACAATTGAAATGTAAGCAATTCGGAGAATATCACTCGTTTTGTATTGCTCCAGAGTTCGTTGAGAGTAGCTACGGAATAAAAACTCTAACTTTAGAACAAGCTGTCCATTGTGCAGACGTATTTCGTTTGGGACTGCTTTTGTCAGATATTCCTTGTAAAGATATGATCTTTGATGTTTTGGCAGTTAAGCCAAAGGAGTTTGGTTTTTTCGATGATTACAAGATAATTAGAAAAGAATTATTCAAATTTGATATGAGATCTTCGATAGTCACTCCCAATACAATCGACGAGTTTATCGTATTAACTGAAAATGAAACGTACTATGTTTTTAAGACTTCAAAAAAGAACGATTATCAAATATTTGTTTATTGGGATCAAGACTACGTTTATAAAATAGAAACAGAAATATCAGATAAAGATATTTTAATTGAATCTTTAAAGAAAATAAAAATTTAGCCATTGCTAAAAAACCTTCGCCTAACTATCGGCTTGTCGCGGCGCTTCGAGCTTGCTTCGCAACTCTCGTTTGGCCTACGGCACATTGGGCAAAATTTATTTTATAATAAGAATATCAAAGTTTACTTAAATCGAAACGCCCATATAAATATACGAGCTAATAGACTTATTGGATAAAGGAAAAGAACTAACATTAAAAAAGTCCAGTAAAGGCCTTCACGAAAACTCCATGACAAAATAGGTCCATCTGCTTTCCGAATTGCCGGGACTTGAAAGTTTTCATATTCGCTATTATTACTATCTGCCTTAATAATTTCTTCACAATAGTCGCTGAACGATTCGTAAGTCAGTCTTTCGTTTTCTCTACAAGTCGGTGAATTTAGATTAAATAATTCTATCAAGATTGCTATGATTGCCCATATGATAGCAGGCATAATAGTTAATATGAATAAGAACCTAAGTTCTTTGGCAACTTGTCGTTTAATGTCCATACGCAATTCTATTTAGATAAATTTTGCTAAGAGCTAAGTAAAGAGCTTTATAAAGATAATCTATTTCTAAATCGAAATGGAAAAGAGTTTGTTTTAAATTACAAGCGAATATCTTAAACTCAAATGTTGTATACAGTGCCCAACGTCGCATAACTATCAGCTCTGACGCAGCGCTTCGGGATGCTTCGCCCCTCACTTGGCCTTCGGCACATTGGCTACAGTCATGCCTTTTGCAAAGCAAAAGCTCGCGCCTTTCCCTACCGCCTCTTACGAGGCTCAGGGTCGCCAACGTCGTCAAGCCTTGGTCGTTGCCGAACATGCTTGCAATATAGTTGTATGAGGAAATTATGAAGATACATAAGAATATAGTATTACCCTTGCTCGCTTGTTTGATTGCTACAAGCTCGGTCAATTCCCAAACTACTAACGAAGATCCTCGAGAGATTTTTATGTCAGGGCTCATTTTAAGGATTCAAAAGAAAGGAATGTTTCACACAAATATGATCAATCTTTCTAAATCTTTTCCCGATTCTTCATACGGTATTTTTGCTAAAGGATATCTGAATCTTAATCAATCAAAGTATGAAGATTGTATCGCCGATTTTGAAAAAGCAATTAAGAACAATAGCAATGACATTTATCTTTCGAGGGAGTCTTTCTTTTATAAAGGAATATGCAATTTTGACATTTCTAAATATGATGAAGCAATCGAAGATTTTACAAAGGTTCTTGAGTTTAAAGAAGGTCAAGAGCCGAGCGAAACGTATATCAACGCCTTATTGGAAAGATCCAAAGTATACAATAGAATCAAAAAATATGATTTGGCAAAGGAGGGAATTTCAGAGGTCATTGAAAGTTTGAAAAAAAATAAAAAACTCATTCAATATTATGATTATGAGCAATACCATGTCGACCGAATATCTCTAAACTACACTCTCAAGAATTATGCAGCTGCTCTCGAGGACTGTGATTGGTTAATTAAAGAATCGAAGGATAAAAAAGATTTAGGATATTTTTATAGAGGTCAGTTTAAATACAAATTATTAGATGATCCGGAAGGAGGCTATGAAGACTATTTAAAAGCTGCTCAGACTAATCCTAAAAATTTTGCAGCTCTCGCGACTATAGTTGAGGTGTTAAATAAAAAAGGTGAGTATAAAAAAATTCCCTCGTATTTGACCTTGGCTATTAAAGTAAAACCGCAACTTGGTGTTCTATACTATGCAAGAGGATACTTTTATGCTCAATTAGGAGATAGAGTGAATTCCTGCAAGGACATGCGTGAGTCTTTAAAATATTCGTCAGAGGATGTCGAGAGAGATTCTGAGGGATACTATTCTATGGATCACCTGCCTGGAGCAAATTCATTCATTAATGTTAATTGCAGATAGCCTCAAAAGCGGCGGCTAGCTAAAAAATTGTCGCTGCGCTTCGAGATGCTTACGCAACTCTCGCTTGGCCTTCGGCACATTTTGCTTTGTCACTCATCTTGCAGAGGCAAGTCTCGTGCCAAGTGCTTGCGCGCACGCAAAACGTCATCAAGCCTTGGTCGTTAGGCGCAATTTGGTTAAAATATTTCTTATGAATATAGAAGAATTAGAAGATGAATTGATATCAGCTATTCAAATGTCTAACCATGGTTTGTCAGATCGAAGGATGCCTTCTAAAAAATCTATTCCAATGCTTATCGAAATAAGAAGAAAACTAAAAGAGTTTTCGGAGAAAGATCTAAGTAATGCAAAGGTTTGGAGACTACTCGCACTATCTGAGGAAGCACTTTTAAATTATAAAGAGGCAATTGATAGTTTTACGAAATATTTAGATTTAAAAGGAAGAGATAAAAAGGATCTAAAAAAGCTGGCTTTCTTGAGAGAAAGTCAAGTTGAATGGGAAGATTTGATACTTTCTCCGAAGGAATTAAATGACTTGGGAAATTACCTCAATTCGAATTTAAATAGAATTGCTTGCGATCATTCTTTGGCTATAACAAAGAAATATTTAGAAGGGAAGTATTCTAAAAGCGATTTAAAGAGAATAGTCTCTTCGTTACAGAATCGTGGAGGATTTTGTGATTGCGAAGTTCTTGCCAATGTAACTCTATAAAATTAACCAAATTGCGCATAACTATCGGCTCTGACGCATCGCTTCGAGCTTGCTTCGCAAGTCTCGTGCCAAAGTCCTTACGGACTCGCGAAACGTTAGAACACCTTGGTCGTTGGCCGCCATGACGATTAAAATAATATGAAATATCTAATATCCCTTTTACAAATTTTCATCTTCAGCATAGGCTGTACTTTCACTAAAGTTTATCCTAAAAGCGAAACAATTTACTCATCTGATATAATTGAAAGTAAAGCCTCAGAAGAAATCAGAGACTTGTATTTATTAAGCTACGATATCAAGAAAGAAAATATAGACTTTAGTTTGAATGCATATAGAGGAAAGAAAGAGTTTGTTGAAGGCAAAGTAAAGGAAATCTTCAGAACTTTTTACGGCGTAAGATGGAAATCGAAAGAGGAATCTGGATTAGAAAGTATTAAAATTTCTGGCGGAACACGCCCATTTGATGCTTTAGCGATTGGTGCAATCGTTGTTACTGGGGTCGTTATAGTTCTGACCGTCGATATCGCAACATTGCCGATAAGGATGTATCCTGTAGAACGTGAGCGTATTATTAACAAGATAATTCACTCGAAAGATAGTAAATTGTCAGATATAGATCTCAAAGGGTATCAACTTGAGATCTATAATTCTGATTTTTCTAAAAGGTATCGATTTAATGAAGGGAAATCATCTATAAAAATCAAAGATTTAAATCTATCTCATGAAACATTGACTTCTACTCATTATAGGATAATTGCTCCCAAAGGTAATTCAGTCTCTGAAGGGGGAGTTACTTTTTCGGAAGATGTGATTAATGAAGATACTTTGAAGAAGATTTTGGCTTTTAATTATGAGAATAATTTAATTAATCGATGCAAAAAAGATTATAGAAGTTCTTTAAATGACTCATTGTTCAAAAATGAAATTGAAAATTCCAAATTTCAAGAATTATGCAAAGTTGAATCTAATCCCGACGGGAAGGAAATTTTAGATTTCTGTAAATGTTATCAGGTCCTTTATAAATATCATCACAGCGGCTAACCATCCGCTTGGCGCTTCGAGATTGCTACGCAAGTCTCGCGCCAAGCATTGGTCGTTATGCGCCTTTCTTAAAAGTACTTTGGAGAAAAAATGTATAAAATACTACTAACTTCTTTTGCGATTTTTGTTATTGCTTGTAGTAAGCCTTCGAAAGATCTAAAAGCTTTCCTCGGGACTGATATAACATTAAAGAAATTTTCCGGATTTTACCGGTGCAGTGCAGCTGGAGGGGATCGCGATTATATCGAACTTTCTCTTCTAAAAGGTAAAGTTACGTATGTTAAAGAATCTACAACCTCAGATGAATTTGAAGAAAAGACATCTTTAAACGGAGTATATAAGATCATTAATAAGGATACATTAATTATTAATTTAGAAGGTGGTGAGAAAATTAAAACTTCCTCGTTAAATAGCGAAATTAGCGAAAAAGAAATTATTGCTCCTTTTCAATTAACATTAATATATCATCCAGATTTGGAAGGACTTCTTGATTCAGAAGTAAAGGAGGTAATGAATTCTCAAGAATTTAAGCTTAATCGTGAGAAATGTCAGTATGTAACGTTATTTAACTGTGAACAGATGAGTGAATTAGGCCGCCAGATTGATATTTCTACAATAGGTTATTTTTGTAAGTAATTATAAAAACGGCGCCTAACTATCGGCTTGGCACCGCGCTTCGAGCTTAAAAATATGATATACTTCTTTGCAAAAGTAGATAATAGCAACAAACTCCTTGAATTTGCTGAAACGCTTGGTGGATTTTATATTGGATTCTATGATGAAAAGAATAAAATATCTAATGAAATCGTCGAATTTAATTCTGATATCGATTTCGAAATCAAGTTGAATTATCCTGATTGGGAGTATTTGAATCTATTTTCAGAAGAACGATGGCGAGAGAAAGTTCGAATAATAACTTATGATTCTCACAAATTAAGTTTCTGGGAAATAACAAACAAAATTGGGAGATTTCACGAGTATCACACCTTAAATACACTTCCTGAAAAATTTAAAAAAATTAAACAGGATGATCTAGATAACTTTAATCTTTGGAACTTTCTGCCTGTTGTATTAAAAAATTCCATAAACAGATCATTACTTCCATCTTCCATTGATTCTCTATCCGTATACCAATATCTAAATAGAGGGACATTTAGACCTATTTTTAGATTATCTAAATATAAAGATAAACTTATATTCTCTAATGATATAGAAAACGATAGGTTTGAATTTACCGTCAAAAATCACCATAAAAAAGATATTAAACTAATAGAAACTAAATACTCAAGGATACTAAGATTTTACTTTGATGCAATTGTCAAAAAGGGAAAAGATTTCAAACAGGATCTAAAGAGAATATTTTCCAATTTTAGTCTTCAGGAAAAAAATCAAATTCTTAGTGCATTATTTAGTCCTGCTCAAGTTGAAACAATGGCAATGCTTTTAATCCAAGATATAGGATTTACCGCCGATATAGGCATTGGGAAAGGTTTAGATTTTGTAGATATTAAAGGGTCCTTACGCCATAGGGAAGAAATTATAATTGAAAAAAATCTATCCAAATTAACAAAATATTCTTTAGTAAAGTTAAATCAGTTGACATTAAATAAAATTATTTCTGAAAAAACAATAAACATTCAATGCAAAGCGAAACCTCATTCAGATCTTCTGAGCGACTTACTTTACATCTTGCCAGATTCGAAAAAATCATCAATGGAGAACGTGATTTTTATCGATAAAATTATCAGTTGTATGGGGAACGATACTTTCTCCAAAGATTTTCCACTTTTGGCAGATTGGTTAGAACTTCAGAAATATACATTAGGATTAAATTAAGCTGCCGCGCAAAACGTCGTCAAGCGCCATAGCTTTAAAATGATCAGTGTAACTATGCTATTAAAGATATTTTTACTTTCATTTCTATTTATTATATCATGCAAGAATTTTGGATTTGATACAGCTGATGTGATCAGGGCAAATGATGCCTATAGAAAGATAATTACAGCTGTTTCGAATAAATTTGAATATTGTAAGTCGATAGGAAAAGATTATAGTAACGCCCACGGTTATTTTTCAGGATTTCCTTCCATTGTTTCTTGTAATGACGACACCTTTCACAATAATCAAGGGGCATATGTTTGGACTCGATCTGTAGATACCTGTTTGGATCTTGTTCATTTTACGTTGTGTCCTGATAGCGGGACTAATTTTGATGAGTGGGTGTACTTAGTGGTGGGTAGCTGCCATTTTCCCGAAGCGTATTTTATTAATTCATATAAACCATTTCAGGGAAAGATTCTTGGATTACCGAGAAATTTATATGATTTAAGTTTAGGCTGCCTATAAACTTAAATCATATAAATCTACGGCGCTAAACTTGTCGGCTTGACACTGCGCTTCGAGCTTGCTTCGCAACTCTCACGCCTGCCTTCGCTGACGCTCAGCACGCCAACTCTTGTCGTTATACGCCATTTATGGAGATTCTATGTTACAAAAAATATTTATAATAGTATCCTTTTTTCTTTTATCAACGCATGCAATAGAGGCATATGAGATTTCTCAAATTGTTCTTAAGCAAGAAGATGTCAGAAAATATGAAGTACTGAAAAGGTATGATTCGCTCTGGGAAAGTGGTTGCAAAGTTGTTGAAGCTGGCAAACCCACAATACTGTCCAATCAGGTTCTATTGTTTTACGAAAGGCCTGAAATTTATGAACAAATTATAGGCCGAGTTGAAAAAGCGCATATTTCACTTCAGTGCGGAAAAAAAATTTCTTCGATATTATACTTTAAGTTTCCAAATGCTTCTTTAGCAGACAAAAATTTAGGTTTTATTGAAAGTTTAATTTGGGGTAAAGAAGGAATTTCAAAACTCCATCCTGAAAGGATTCAAAAGTATTCAAATATCATTGCTATTTTTTCTTCTTCTGATTCTAGCGTGATTGATTATTTGCAACTTGGAAAAGTTATTTATTTAGATGTACCAACCGAGACAATTGAAAAAATTTCCGCTAGATATAAATGTGGAAAAGTAAATTCGGATTATTGCGAAGCCTTAGCTCAAATTCCCAAGTATAGACAAATGATATTTCCGACAGATTCGTCTAAAGCTAATTTTGCTATTATTTGGCAATTAAAGCCTGATAAGACTGTTGAAACTAGCTACCTGTATGCAAGATTTGAAAAGAACAAAATAGGAATACAAGACGTTCGCCCAGATAATCCTCAAGAAGAAAAAGAAATGACTGCTATGATGAAAGGCACACTGCCACCTACTAAGGAGCTTTTAGAGTTTGTATCAACGCTTAAGCTTCAATATCTAGAAATAGAAAATTACGGAGGGTCCTACAGAATGCATCTGGATGGGAATGTATTCGCTCTTTATCCGATGGGTAAGAAGGTCTACTTTATAGTTACCGCGGAACATTTTGACGATACACCGAATACCACATTCGTTGGATACTTTTTGAATCCATAAACTGTGTATAACTATCAGCTCTGACGCGGCACTTCGGGGTTGCTCCGCGACTCTCGCACCGAGTCCTTCGGGCCCACAAAACGTCGTTAAGCGCCATAGTTACAGATGTTTAGTTAGGAGTGATATGATTTTGATAAAAGCTTTAGTTGAAATCGTTAAAACTAAAAATATGAAACTAATATTAGTTGCCTATCTCTTGCATTCATTAATAAATTTTTTAATCTCGAATGATCCAGGAGCGTTTGCTTCATATTCGGTTATTGTTGAGTTATTATCCTGGAGAATAGCTATCACACTTTCAACTCTCCTTTTCGTTATTTATTTCATACTCAAAACATTTTATGAGCTTGCGAAATATCCAAGCTCGAATGAACAGGAGGTAGAAACATTTTTCGATTTTTCCTTTAGATTGATTGGGTTCAGTCTAATTTTTTTTCTTTTCTCTTTTGCTACAGTTTTCTTGATTAATATAACATTTTTGCGGGGAGAAGAATCAATCTTTAATATGAAGGTTGTTGATTCTCTATTTAAGCGGGGGATAGGATTCGCATATATGTTGTTCTTATCAATTATAATAGTTACAAGACAAGTAAGGAGGCTACTTCAAAATTTTCTTCAAGCTTTGAAAAATGAAAATATGAGAACGAAACTTTGGGTTTGGTTTTCATTAGATCTTTTTGCTTTTGTGATCGAATATTCTCCCGTGATCTCAAATGGGATCGTTATTTGGCTGGAAGGAACTATTATTTTGGTCTTTAATATCGCGATGATTGTCTATTTTGCAAGGAAGTGTGGCGAGCTACTTTCTTTGGGAGAATATTAGAAGCTGTCAAGTCACTCATTACGGCGTCTAACTTTGGCCTCTGACCCATCGCTTCGGGATGTTTACGCGCTCGCGAAACGTTGTCAAGCCTTGGTGTTATACGCAATCGCTAAAATTGATAGGAAAAATGATTCGAATTCTTTTAATAACATTTCTGTTTTCAAACTGCATAACCTCTAAAGTATTCGAACTTTCAGAAGGGAAGAGGAGACCTATACCTATTGAACAAATTGATTCAATCTCTTATGATAAATTAAATCAAAAATATTCAACTCCGACTTATGAAATCGAAATTAATGGAACTTCTGCAGCCGGCGAAAGTTTAGAAAATTGCTATTCCTATAATTCATTTTTTAAGTGTGAGAAAAATACTCAATTGATTAAAGCAGAGATAAGGGAAGTTAGTCCCCAAGGGGGATTACAGATATCTTATGTTGATTCTATATTTTTGCACAAGTCTCTAACAAAAATATATAAAGAAATGCATATAACGATTAATCACGATAAGCCTGAGATATATGCAACAAAGGACGGTAAAGCTTTTCTTTCAAAAGCTCATGCACGGGAATTTTTTCTTTGTTTTGATGAGACGGATACTCCTAATCAAGAAAATTGCAATTCTCCTAAACGACAAGCTTACGAACTGAAGCTAGATAGATATAAATTGGCTAAAGGTAACTTACTTATTGTTTTGGACACGCAAGGATACGTAAAAAGAATGTATGAATTCAACTTTCCAGCTATTGATAATAAGTTCGTGCAAGGAAGAGTAGTAATAATAAGTTATATAAATGAACGCAAAGGAAAACCAGCTTATTATTGGCTGACTCCGTTTTCCATAATAGCAGATATTATTACTAGCCCTATACAGTTTATTATTTACTTAAATGAAATAATGGGAGCATTAGGAGCATTGAGGGCGCTGGGTTAATTTCTCAAAAAGTTAGCGGCGGTGTCTAACTATCGACTTTGACGTTACACTTCGGACTCGCGAAACGTTGTCAAACTTTGGTTGTTAGATGACGGTAGTTATCAATTTTTTGTTTTTGAAAATTAATTTATGAATAAGACTTTCGCAGGTAATTATGCAAAAATATTCAAAAGTAATAGCTTATTCCGAAAATGACATTAAATACTCACTGTGCTTAAATGCAGGAATAATTTTACTGATAATTTCATTTGTCTTATTTGTAGGAAGAGCTAATGGAACGATTTTTTTTATTGCTTTTCTCTTAGGTTTCTTTCTGATATTTTATGCACTTTTTAAATTAAATAATAGAGAGAAGTGGGTCGTATCTTCAGTCGCTGATTCAATTCAATTATCTGAAATTTCCGGAATAAGCAGACTTATCAAATTAAGTGAGATAGAAAAGTTCTATTTTGGAGGAGCGAGCGAATCTTCAAAATCAATACTAAAATTATATCTTCATAAAAATGGCAGTATTCGTTTTATTGGAGATTTATTTGAAAGTGATATAAAGCAGCTTTATCAATTTTTAAAGGCATACTCAGAAACTGATCCAACAGTAAGAGAAATTGATAGCCCTGTTAAGCTAACGTCCCAGTGGGTGCTTGGCATTTTAATGGGTGCTCCTTTGTTTGTCCTTTTATATCTATTAGTCGAAGCCATATTGGCTAAATAGCGGCGACGTCTAATTATCGGCTTTGACGTCACACTTCGGAATCACTTCGATAGTCAGGAAAGGCATTATGAATCTTATTCTTGAAAAATCACGCTACGTGAGATTCTATACAGATTTAAGTCCATTATTTTCAGCAATACCAGATTTAATGGAATATACATACTTTGTTTCTGATCTTGAGCACAACGGATGTGAGGATCCAAGATTTCAAAATAGTGATTTTGCAATTTCCGGAACAGATCTCTATGAAATCGTGAAAGAAAAGGAGATCCAGTTTATATGGGGAGTTTTTTCCGCTTTCAAATTCTCCCTGAATATCACTGAACCGTTCCCCTCCGCGGACGGTAACCCATCGTTTTGGCAAGGAATTCCAAAACCCCAAGCGAAGGGAGCTGAGTTTGAAATAGTGTGTTGGGATAGCAGTTATACTTTATTTATTGGCGTTTCGGAAGAAATCGCTAACAGTTTGAAAACTCTTTATCCTGATATAAAGAACTTGGATCAGGAAAACCTTCTTAATAACTAATGAATAAAACACAGCTTCGCCTAACTATCGACTCTGACGCGACATTTCGAGCTTGCTACACAACTCTTGCGCCTGTCTTCGCTGACGTTCACCTTGCCAGCGTCGTCAAGCCTTGGTCGTTAGGCACAATCGTGTAATTATTGTTATTTTAAATACATTGGAGAAATAAATGAACTTGAAGATTTATACTATATTTGTCGCTATCGGAAATGCTATATTAGCAATATTTGCATTAAGTTTATTGATATTGGAGTGGGATAAGGTAGATGCATTCCGTCTTTTTTTAGCTTTAACTTTGGGCTCGATTTTCGCTTTTTTCTCTTACCGACAATTTAAAAAAATTAAAGAGATCAGAGAAGAAGAGCAGGCATTCGCTCCTCCTTTAGATGCGACCGTTGAGGAAAAAATTAAATACTGCAGAAATATGATATATTTGTCTTTAGTTGCCTTTCCGTTTGTTTCTATTATGATCATATTGGATCTTAATAAGTTAGAGTCTGGGAGTGTAGAGCACGTTAGAATTTGGGCTCCTGTAGCATTTGTTTATGAGCAATTAGGGTATTGGCCTGGTATTCTTTTTGTACCGGTATTGGGCGTTTTTGTAATTTTTGTAATGGCGAGAAAGATGCGCCAATTGAAGTCAGAAGGAATGACTTGATTGCATTCACTTTAAGAAATTAATCCAAAATTAAGGATGAACGGCGCCTAACTTTCCGCGCTTTCCGCTTTGTCACTCGTCTTGCAGAGCAATTCTATCGCCTGTTTTTGCTTTGCTCAGCGTGTCAACGTTGTCAAGCCTTGATCGTTAGGCATAATAACGCTTGAATTTCATCGAAGATAAAGAATTACTAACTTTCAGTATGAAAAAAATAATCCTAATTTCTATCTTTCTGCTTATTTCAAAATGCTCTTCCCAATATGGGGTAATTAAGGAAGTAAAAGACGATTTTAAAAACTCTTCGGCATTAACTTTAGAAATTTATACAAATACGGAGAATACAGCTAAAGGAGCGAAGACTTTGTTCTTAAATTTTACAAAGTCGTTTGATTCGAATTCAGCAGGGGTTATTAAGTGTTCCATTTCTGCTAAAACTCTGGTTGGTGGTCCACAAAGGTTTTCAAGTTCTATATTTCTTAAAATAGATAATAAAAAGATAAATATCAAACTAACGGCTAACAAAATTGCGGCAACAGAGTTATTAGAATTATCTATTCGCTCAGGGGAATTTATTCTTACGAATGAGCTTCAGAATGATATTCTAAATGCAAGCAGCATGTCGGTCCGTTTCTATTCGAATGAAATAGCGTATGATGCATATTATTCCGACAGCGATTTAAATATAATAAAAGAATTAATAAAAAGAAAACCTATAATATAAACGTTACTAGACCTAACTATCGACTCTGATGTTTTGTCATTCGCCCTGACTGGCGAGTTTCGCACCAAGTCCTTCGGAGTTGCGAAACCTTGGTCGTTATACGATCTGTAAATAATATTTTTAAAAATGCATATTTCGCACTAATTTTTGTAAATAGAGGCTTATGGAAAATATAATTAAAAAATATGATTATATTTGGGGAGATGATCCTCAATCTATATTAGCTAATTATTCCTACCAGAATGAAACG
Protein-coding regions in this window:
- a CDS encoding tetratricopeptide repeat protein, which translates into the protein MKIHKNIVLPLLACLIATSSVNSQTTNEDPREIFMSGLILRIQKKGMFHTNMINLSKSFPDSSYGIFAKGYLNLNQSKYEDCIADFEKAIKNNSNDIYLSRESFFYKGICNFDISKYDEAIEDFTKVLEFKEGQEPSETYINALLERSKVYNRIKKYDLAKEGISEVIESLKKNKKLIQYYDYEQYHVDRISLNYTLKNYAAALEDCDWLIKESKDKKDLGYFYRGQFKYKLLDDPEGGYEDYLKAAQTNPKNFAALATIVEVLNKKGEYKKIPSYLTLAIKVKPQLGVLYYARGYFYAQLGDRVNSCKDMRESLKYSSEDVERDSEGYYSMDHLPGANSFINVNCR
- a CDS encoding DUF2695 domain-containing protein; translation: MNIEELEDELISAIQMSNHGLSDRRMPSKKSIPMLIEIRRKLKEFSEKDLSNAKVWRLLALSEEALLNYKEAIDSFTKYLDLKGRDKKDLKKLAFLRESQVEWEDLILSPKELNDLGNYLNSNLNRIACDHSLAITKKYLEGKYSKSDLKRIVSSLQNRGGFCDCEVLANVTL